tgttttaagaaaagaaCCCCAAATGTAtcgagaaaaatcatcaacaacaacaaaacaatatttcattcctcctaaacTTGTTGTTTTGATGGGGCCAAAAAGATCTATGTGAAACAGTTCAATAATTCTGTTTGTGCATATGAAATCCTTTGAATGAAAGCTACTTTTGACTTTCTTTCCTTTTACACATGTTTCACATActttatctttatcaaaattcaatttaggCAAGCCTCTAACAAaatctaattttgaaatttttgaaattgttttcatgctTATATGACCTATTCACTTATGCCAAATCTATTTGTCTTTATCGATGGACATAAAACATGATTCATCGGGTAATTCCTCAAGATATAATAcatattgatttttctttctaGTTCAAGAGAAAAGAACTTCCTCAGAATTTGTTTTTATGACTTCACATAGGTTAGGattgaaaataacttcaaaaccattgtcacatagttgacttatgcttaagagattatgtttcaatccttccacatattgaacatcagttATTTGAGCATAATTTTTCTTACCAATGGTTCATTTACctttaatttgagcttgattATTGTTCCCAAAAGTTACAGAATCTCCATCTTTCTTGACAAACGACATGAAGCAGTTTTTATCACCTACCATATGTGTTGAGCAGTCACTGTCCAAAactcatggatttttcttgaCACTTTGAGATCCAACCTGCATGAGGTATTATATTCATTTTAGGTACCCACTTGGTTTTGAGTTCTTGATAGTTAGTTTTAAAGCTTGatcattttttaacaaaataggTGGATTCATAGTGTCCAAACTTTTAACAATAAGAACAGTTTGTTGTTGGTTGAGAAGgtttgaaaatatgagttttaaataTCTTCGTAGCTGGTTCTGATAAAATTTCAGATGGTTCTGTTTTGTtccagaacgttcttcatttctaaaaattcttttgttttcaattttttccttttttcttaaaataacatGCAAATTTGGGATTTCCAATTTTACTGAAATATGAACATTGATTTTGCATTTGTCCTCTTTTCTTTTAGGGAGAAAgaagttttcatacatttttgttttttgagttttatcaaaaccaagatcagctttatcaaatattccttcttgagatcccatgattttttttgaaatgtttcagtagctttaataaaatttgataagtCTTTTTTAAGAAATTCAACTTCAGTTTTGAGGATAACGTTCTCTTTTTGCATTGCAGAACATTCTTGATTTTCTTGTCTTTTCACTTTAAAACTTTTAACTGAGATTATTTCAGATCTTGAATGATCTTTTTAAGTTCATTATCCATAGCATGAGATTTCTCTTTCTCTTATTTCTCTTTGtgaaactattattttaaagagccacatttttttacaagagaatttcaatcatttagcaaattatcaaattgtttttccatttgttcacaCAAAGGACAAAGTTCAGAATTTGTTACCTGATCTTACTCTGCGTTTTCCATTAAGTATATATTTGCATCTTCACCTTCTTTTGTATTAGATTCatctgaatcatcccatgtaaccatcattgatttcttcttGAAGGGAAACTTTATCTGTGCTTTTTTACTTAAGGGACATTCAactttgtaatgtcctaatttattacatccaaaacaTAGGATTTTTCTCTTGTCTACTTCCATTTCgggattttcttttttgtttgggAATCCTTTCATGACCTGGTCTCTTATTCTCACCATCCTTTGAATCCTTCTAGTAAGAAGGGTTATTTCTTCATCAGCATCTTCATATCCAATTTCTTCTGAGTCTTCATATGTTTGTAATGGTGCACTTTCTTGGGATGCTTTTAAGGTtattgcttttcctttcttgatTGGTTAGTCTTCTTGTAACAACACTTCATGTTctcttaaagttccaattagttcttccaaCGCAAGCACTTCAAGACTCTTGGCCTGGCTCTATCATGATCTTTCTAAATCTATCTTGTAATGAGTATGCTTTCCCTAAtgaacgcatttcatttacaatggttGTAAACCTCGAGAAcatctcatcaatggtttctccttcattaATTTCAAATAGTTCAAATTTTCTTATGCCTATGtcaatccttgtttctttcataTGACTTGTTCCTTCGTGATGGGTTTGTAGTGTGTCCAATACTTCTTTAGCAGTGTTGCATTTATCAACTCTTTCGCTTTCTTCGCTACTTAAAgcacaagataaaaataattgagatttagaatttagaagtaccttatTTTTATCTTCAGTTGTCCAGTTTGCTTGTCTTTTTTCATCTGATGTTGGATCAGCTTGGTTTACTCTTGGAATGAAATTTCCTTCTGTTATGATACGCCACATTCCTGTATCTTGTGATTTCAGAAATAGTTGTATCTTATTCTTCCAGAAGTAATAATTTGTGTCATCAAAGTAAGGTAGTCTGTTTGAAGATCCTCCTTCTATAATgtatttagcttttgacatttttcttctagACCTTTTTCTCTAACATTGTTTAGGTGTTAATATTTTAGAGATAGAGTTCCGATGTatattgaagtagcaatgtcaatttacaggGAAGGGGGATTGAATTGTACATTCACCGTTTTAAAATTTCCTATTAAAACTTAAAgattttaactcaagattaatcttggttgtgaaaacataAAACAGATAATgttcttggttatgaaaacagaaaacggagaacgttcttggttagtaaGAAATAcacaatttaacttatctatttaattcaataataaaaaaactataaataaatatagataatgGGAGAGAAATCACGCATAGATTTGtcttggttcacccaatccAGGTTAGATCCAGTCCTCACAGtttgtgagattttcactaaGTATTAAAACAGATAACGTTCTCGGTTTTTACACCACTAGTTCAAAGCTCAACAATTGTTTGAATTTAGATTCTTTTGACATAGAAATACAATAAAAtgattctagtaatcaaatgaGAAAAACAGAACTGATTATATGTATGTGAGTGAGAGACTTTCGAGTATGATTGTAAGTAATTGATGAATTGTTTTGCATTTGAAACTTTGATTTTTCCTTGAACTTGGAGTTTCTTTTATAGGCTTTAATGAGGCTTATGACAACTCAGACTTgaaacaagaatgttcttgattgaacattcttatttttttctgCTTTGTGAAGAATGTTGATATGTAGCTTTTGTATTATCCATCATTGACAATAATTCATGGTCCTTTTATTACTTGTGCATATATCTCAGATATAAACCTGGAGCAtacatgtaacaccccgatttttagcAGCACGAGTGtatgctttttttaaaaaaaaaacaaagaaaatacttttggatgaaatatttaagtcgtaacataacgacaaaagccaacaatatttacaagcagcggaaatagtttttgaaatacaaacccaaagtatttacacgacaaaatacaccggggttatgagacctatcagacatagctcatacccctggagtattctcggcagacacctgtacaaaaacactgccccaagaattttaacttccccacgtcgTATCAAAAAATGGTacaaggacccatcaaaataaaagtcaagctgacaacATGAGGTATACGTACAGTCTTTCAAATTGAAATacatacatccacaaaagaaagacagtTAAACCCTATACAACcctctaatctgatcatgctacaaaaaactatacaacctgggtgatctccacgccccccgcaagatccttctgacatagcttcggtcaggtatgactaactactttcccatctccagggtactaaccgatAGGATGATcatggttctcatctgagggcaaagcccagatttccacaataattgtaaaggtcatcaaccgaaattaacaaatatcacaaaggaaaattcttatattttcaaatgctcaaaagaacctttcgtcttagcatactcctcgaaagggttttcatatgtccaaaaatgcataaacaatgttgaaaaatgaagttttaacaaactgcactgtcatagccgaatacaacagagaaaatgcagattttcagttctaaaatagctctgaatcaatcaacacttcgaatattcattaaatcaattatgaacacataattacatcaaaacttaatcaacctaacttcacacctcaaagcaattacggtaaatcacaacaacaaccgaatatgtatatacaatcatcatagtataacaaacataactCGCATGGCAAAtactctaatgcaatgcgtatatgccaaaatgcatgattccataattccaaaccaaaaccctcctcgaagggcgtaaatcataattgtacagcctctcacagaccagtactaattaccaaggtgcaatctctaacagatcagcacgatttactagcgtgcagtctctcatagaccagcacgacatacaagagtgcagtcgctcacagaccagcacaatttactagcgtgcagtctctcacagaccaacacgattttctagagtgcaatcgctcacagatcaccATGGctccatcgcggtcaccatgtactatgaaatgcatgagcatattctaactcttttcaccataatcattaagtaaatgcagctattaaaagattccccatttttaatactcatttaacactNNNNNNNNNNNNNNNNNNNNNNNNNNNNNNNNNNNNNNNNNNNNNNNNNNNNNNNNNNNNNNNNNNNNNNNNNNNNNNNNNNNNNNNNNNNNNNNNNNNNNNNNNNNNNNNNNNNNNNNNNNNNNNNNNNNNNNNNNNNNNNNNNNNNNNNNNNNNNNNNNNNNNNNNNNNNNNNNNNNNNNNNNNNNNNNNNNNNNNNNNNNNNNNNNNNNNNNNNNNNNNNNNNNNNNNNNNNNNNNNNNNNNNNNNNNNNNNNNNNNNNNNNNNNNNNNNNNNNNNNNNNNNNNNNNNNNNNNNNNNNNNNNNNNNNNNNNNNNNNNNNNNNNNNNNNNNNNNNNNNNNNNNNNNNNNNNNNNNNNNNNNNNNNNNNNNNNNNNNNNNNNNNNNNNNNNNNNNNNNNNNNNNNNNNNNNNNNNNNNNNNNNNNNNNNNNNNNNNNNNNNNNNNNNNNNNNNNNNNNNNNNNNNNNNNNNNNNNNNNNNNNNNNNNNNNNNNNNNNNNNNNNNNNNNNNNNNNNNNNNNNNNNNNNNNNNNNNNNNNNNNNNNNNNNNNNNNNNNNNNNNNNNNNNNNNNNNNNNNNNNNNNNNNNNNNNNNNNNNNNNNNNNNNNNNNNNNNNNNNNNNNNNNNNNNNNNNNNNNNNNNNNNNNNNNNNNNNNNNNNNNNNNNNNNNNNNNNNNNNNNNNNNNNNNNNNNNNNNNNNNNNNNNNNNNNNNNNNNNNNNNNNNNNNNNNNNNNNNNNNNNNNNNNNNNNNNNNccttctgtcacttctcgaatggaagcttagatctagtagATAAATTGAGGTTTATGTTTGTGTTTTTCTCAAAACCAACAACACTTTGgtttttttgtttcttcaaaCAGAGAGAGAATGCAAGAAAGATGGAGGGAGAACGTGAAACAGGAAAaagttttcttttcctttttgcCTTTcatatgcatatatatatatatatatatatattaaaataataataataataatagtaacaataaatatctaaacaaatatctagatatttacaaatatgtagatattttttataaaaatcatcattacgtATGTCACCTCACATCACGTCAGAAACcactttttcataattttttttcttcaacaaaagattcaccgt
This region of Cicer arietinum cultivar CDC Frontier isolate Library 1 chromosome 8, Cicar.CDCFrontier_v2.0, whole genome shotgun sequence genomic DNA includes:
- the LOC101513766 gene encoding uncharacterized protein produces the protein MWRIITEGNFIPRVNQADPTSDEKRQANWTTEDKNKVLLNSKSQLFLSCALSSEESERVDKCNTAKEVLDTLQTHHEGTSHMKETRIDIGIRKFELFEINEGETIDEMFSRFTTIVNEMRSLGKAYSLQDRFRKIMIEPGQES